From Verrucomicrobia bacterium S94, the proteins below share one genomic window:
- a CDS encoding response regulator, which yields MISSSQDNMQNLPSSRLAQKLSGRVLVVDDELPNRLYLRKLLETRGCEVFDVDEGPAALNIAIRQAPDLILVDVIMPGMDGFELCDLLRKEPRTSHIPVIMVTAKSKIEDIETGFELGAMDYIRKPFNPRELVLRVGNALALKKSNDEITIWNKRVSRDLSLAGAIQRSLFSDIPHFSQRFEVRIAYEPCMDVGGDAFDIISLPNGKHAVYVADVSGHGVAPAMISSLLKATASEMIHRYADRGPAEVCNALNMMFRRRIDNPSYFATLFMAIHDAETLEWRCMNCGHPNPVLIRDGEYISLGREGDGGGAPVGFPFGPERPYTEDDEVIIKDEGNSFLLLYTDGLMEARHRESGEECGDFMKKTYQKVVSQPEHPNKAVRLLRELEGYDFDIAADDCTAISIHMLDPRRIVLEQTVPRNIHLVSEVARQSEAAVTSVGISVNTAAMLRLLVMELGANLVDHSGLDEDDSFWLQIRVDGKTCQVVLRDEGAEWDLEEALNRKLDDSYMGERGRGLAITNTITDRIERYRVQTQNLTYCTIVDEERDS from the coding sequence ATGATTTCATCATCTCAGGATAATATGCAGAATTTGCCCTCTTCCCGGCTGGCTCAGAAGTTGTCCGGCCGGGTACTTGTTGTGGATGATGAACTGCCGAACAGGCTCTACCTCAGGAAACTGCTTGAAACCAGAGGGTGTGAGGTTTTTGATGTCGATGAGGGACCGGCTGCGCTTAATATTGCCATCCGGCAGGCACCGGACCTTATTCTGGTCGATGTGATTATGCCTGGAATGGATGGTTTTGAACTCTGCGATCTTTTGCGGAAGGAACCCCGTACCTCCCATATCCCGGTTATCATGGTGACGGCGAAGTCGAAGATTGAAGACATTGAAACGGGATTTGAACTCGGTGCGATGGATTATATCCGGAAACCCTTTAATCCCCGTGAGCTGGTTCTGCGGGTCGGCAATGCGCTGGCGCTGAAAAAAAGTAATGATGAGATTACGATCTGGAATAAGCGCGTTTCGCGCGATCTTTCTCTGGCGGGGGCCATCCAGCGGTCGCTCTTTTCCGATATTCCGCATTTTTCTCAGCGGTTTGAAGTCCGGATTGCTTATGAACCCTGCATGGATGTCGGGGGTGACGCGTTTGATATCATATCGCTTCCGAACGGAAAGCATGCGGTTTATGTGGCGGATGTGTCCGGGCACGGCGTGGCACCGGCTATGATTTCTTCGCTGTTGAAAGCCACGGCCAGCGAAATGATTCATCGGTATGCTGACCGGGGACCTGCGGAGGTGTGTAATGCTCTGAATATGATGTTCCGGCGGCGGATTGATAATCCCTCCTATTTTGCAACTCTGTTTATGGCCATTCATGATGCGGAGACGCTGGAGTGGCGGTGTATGAACTGCGGTCATCCGAATCCGGTGCTGATTCGCGACGGTGAATATATCAGTCTTGGTCGTGAAGGCGATGGCGGGGGGGCTCCGGTGGGTTTTCCTTTCGGGCCGGAACGTCCGTATACGGAAGACGATGAGGTGATCATTAAAGACGAGGGAAACTCCTTTCTGCTTCTTTACACCGACGGTCTTATGGAAGCGCGCCACCGCGAGAGCGGCGAGGAGTGCGGCGATTTCATGAAGAAGACTTATCAGAAAGTGGTCTCTCAGCCGGAACATCCCAATAAAGCAGTACGTCTGCTGCGTGAACTGGAGGGGTATGATTTCGATATTGCGGCTGACGACTGTACGGCCATATCGATCCACATGCTTGATCCGCGGCGCATTGTGCTTGAGCAGACTGTGCCGCGAAATATTCATCTGGTATCTGAGGTTGCCCGCCAGTCTGAAGCCGCGGTGACCTCGGTCGGTATTTCGGTGAATACAGCGGCCATGCTGCGGTTGCTGGTGATGGAACTTGGTGCGAACCTGGTGGACCATAGCGGGCTGGATGAAGATGATTCGTTCTGGCTGCAGATCCGGGTGGATGGAAAAACCTGTCAGGTGGTACTGCGTGACGAGGGCGCGGAGTGGGATCTGGAAGAAGCGCTGAACCGGAAACTCGATGATTCCTACATGGG
- a CDS encoding Hpt domain-containing protein gives MAQKLGDTTWVNELIPDLEVRKNQFVVDTDEVDDELIEVFVDELHRLSNELKEGLSSENAEMVRIAAHSIKGMGGTIGLPEISVLGLEVENCAKEERLSDARRLVTALGDWMKTLD, from the coding sequence ATGGCGCAGAAACTGGGAGATACCACCTGGGTAAACGAACTTATTCCGGATCTTGAGGTACGGAAAAACCAGTTTGTTGTTGATACAGATGAGGTGGATGATGAACTGATCGAAGTTTTTGTCGATGAACTGCATCGCCTTTCCAATGAACTGAAGGAGGGGCTGTCTTCGGAAAATGCCGAAATGGTCCGTATTGCGGCGCACTCCATTAAAGGTATGGGCGGTACGATCGGTCTGCCTGAGATTTCCGTGCTGGGGCTGGAAGTTGAAAACTGTGCAAAGGAAGAACGCCTCTCTGATGCGCGCCGGCTGGTGACGGCGCTCGGGGATTGGATGAAAACGCTGGATTAA